From the Ctenopharyngodon idella isolate HZGC_01 chromosome 3, HZGC01, whole genome shotgun sequence genome, one window contains:
- the rogdi gene encoding protein rogdi homolog encodes MLGAERSTLSELAKMTAASQAERTVLEEEFNWLLKEEVHAVLKQLQDILKEASRRFSMPSPGLEGQLKQENFILGSSTMDQVKGVLTLQGEALTQADINIKVTKSSQVMHFAFRDDKQWKLQQIQDARNHVNQALQLLSSRDESYHFKTGAEVNKLMDAIMLQLTRARNRLTTPANMTLPELAASGLMKMFTPPMPGDVMVNFYINLSKLCLTVYQLHVLQPNTTKNFKPAGSSVLHNPGAMFEYNNTKFEVSHVHKVECVVPWLNDTLVFFTISLQLCQQLKDKISVFSSFWNYRPF; translated from the exons ATGCTCGGAGCAGAGAGATCTACTCTATCTGAACTAGCGAAAATGACCGCCGCGAGTCAAGCAGAGAGGACTGTGCTG GAGGAGGAATTTAATTGGCTGCTGAAAGAAGAGGTGCATGCAGTGCTGAAACAGCTGCAGGACATTTTGAAG GAGGCATCAAGGCGTTTTTCAATGCCATCACCAGGTCTGGAAGGACAACTGAAACAAGAGAACTTCATTCTGGGCAGCTCAAC gATGGACCAGGTTAAAGGAGTCTTGACGCTACAAGGAGAAGCTCTGACTCAGGCT gaTATTAATATCAAAGTCACTAAAAGCAGTCAAGTCATGCATTTTGCATTCCGAGATGATAAACAGTGGAAACTGCAGCAG ATCCAGGATGCCCGAAACCATGTGAATCAGGCCTTGCAGTTGCTAAGCAGCCGTGACGAGAGTTATCACTTTAAAACTGGGGCGGAGGTCAATAAG CTCATGGATGCAATAATGCTTCAGTTGACCCGAGCCCGTAACCGACTCACGACCCCGGCCAACATGACTCTTCCTGAGCTCGCAGccagtggcctaatg AAAATGTTCACACCTCCAATGCCTGGGGATGTGATGGTGAACTTCTATATCAATCTCAGTAAACTCTGTCTGACCGTCTATCAACTACATGTGCTGCAGCCTAACACTACTAAG AACTTCAAACCAGCAGGAAGTTCAGTGCTGCATAATCCAGGAGCAATGTT TGAATACAACAACACCAAGTTTGAGGTGAGCCACGTCCATAAGGTGGAGTGTGTAGTGCCGTGGCTGAATGACACTCTGGTGTTTTTCACCATTTCCCTGCAGCTCTGTCAACAGCTCAAAGATAAG ATTTCCGTCTTCTCTAGTTTCTGGAACTACAGACCGTTTTAA